The genomic stretch CTCTCAAGCAAAGGCTGCCCTCTGATCCACAGCAGAAGAATATACGATAGAGGATCAAGAGAGCAAAATTATGCCTCACTGTACCAAGGGATGCAGCCCTACTGGACCAAATAGAAGGGTATGACAGCAGTACTGGGACTTCATCAGGTTGCAAGGAACAGTTTTGGAATGCCAACAATATAAACACATAATGACATGCACAAAATGTGATTAAAGCATGCGTCAGTGAGAAAAtagtgaagaaaaattattgcCTCCTAAGTGACCTAAGATGCATTTCTACTTTACCAGGGACATGTGTTAGGCAGCACAAGGGAATTTAAAAGGATGTTATTTCATAAAAACGACTGTTTTAAGAGATGGAGTACAAATCATTACTCACCAATCTATGTGGCAGCTTTTCTCTAAAGCACAGTTTACCAGTGTTTATTATAGGATGGTGAATAcatcttttcatgttttaataaaagtaaaataaaaatcttgcaCTCTTTATAGCTCTGCAAGTTGccaatgtgaaatgaaaatataatggaaTTTTTTCAGACCAGAGGATGAAATGAACTGCCTCTTGACTTTTGAGATTTACTATTTTAGTCTCCTACTTGCCACAGTGATACTTGCTAGTGGAGACATATGATGgatgtttgtcttcctttgACTTCATTCACACAACCTGTTCCTACCAAGCCCATACATTTCTAAAGAAGTAcaagtggaaaataaagagtTGAAAGCATCTCATCCATTATGTTGGGGTCTTACAGAAGAAAGGTGTAAATTATCTCCAGTGGGCTGTTGGCCAAGCCTCAAAAACTTGAGGCTATTGATAAGTacagtggaggggaaaaaaaaaaaagagataattgTATTATTTATGTCATTGGTTACAAGCATGTCATCACCAACAAGTATATCACAGTCCCAGTTCTGGACAGATTTTGATATGGCAAGTGTCTGTGAAGGAGGATCTATGCTTACTGCATAAACCTAAAGATATAATGCCTCCAAACACatctattcttttttaatttaaactctAGCAGACAGAGAAGGACACGGGAGGGAAGCAGTGAAAATGCAGAAGCTTTAGGAAGAACGATTTCCCTTATTTCTATAGAGCTCCTTATGCAGTCACTATTGgtagttttcagtgttttttgcTCTGACCTTGGGGTCTCCATGTGGATGGTGGCTGTAAGAGACACACACAGATCCAACAAAACATGAAACTTCATTACCAGTAGAGCTCAGCCATGACTGCTGCTGATGGAAGTCAGTAGAATATTCTGCTGTACTCATTCTCCATGCCACTTTAGGAAAATTAAAGTCGACAAGAGCGTACCACTTCCCCTATGCCAGGCTCCTTCATAGCTGCAGAAGCTATTAGGAATCCATGTTTGACTCTGCACTGTGGATTTCCTTATTTTCGAGGACTGGTAAAGTCGCATTTAGCAACTGTGATATGTGACCAGCGCAATTTCCAGCAACTTCAGCCTCATCGTGTAGTACTGCCTGCCAGGGTTAATCACGATCAGGTCTCAGGTATGACTAACTGAATTCTGAACTGCATTTTCTACCTGTTTTTTACCAAATTCTCTGTTCCCAATACGTCTATTTTAACTAGTTGAGATAGTAACAGCTTAAATTCTGATTTCTCTTGAAAGACATATTTACTAGCATGTTACTTgcaaaagttacagaaaaagatGTGAGATTAAAGTAAGGTGGCTTTAATCAAATATTACATAATTGATATATTAAAGAGATTCTTTCTCACATTCATTTGTGATTTCAAGAATAGCTTTGTAATGTCATTAAATTCTCAGAGATGCTCTGTCCCAGAGGACTGTATGTCTAGAAGCAGAATTCTTTAACACAGAAATGTTaccatttaaaaagagataaattaCAGACTTGCCAAAGACATTAATCTAAATCATCTGGGATATACCTTTGTGCACTCCTGCTATGAATCTAGTTTGCTTCTTTTAATATTGTGAGGgtaaactttaaaaacattttaaggtcAAGCAATTTTTTTGAGAACAAGAGAAGCAGAGCAACGAACAACAAAAAGTAGTAACTTTAAAGCCAGATCACTGTcaagacagactttttaaaaacttttactCACCCTGACAATTTCATTCAAGAGGATAGGAAATTATCCTTCTAAGACGATAGGAAATTTCTCAAAACTTTGTAGATATACTAAAATTGTATGAGAAGAACTAGTTTTGCTGCCACAGAAATTGGAAATTGTATGGTTTGAACAGTGGAAATGGAAACTTCCTAAAATGACCTTAGGGTCTATTCACAAAAAGTAATATTAAGCAGCAGAATCAGTGtattttcataagaaaacaGAACCAACTTTCTATGATACTGGCAGaattaacagcatttttatcACCTACGTGTAACAAAACTGTACAGTACAACACATTTTagatgcagatttttattttttttaaataataaaggaaGTGCTATCTGCATATTGCTTTCTGTTTGACCAGCATCTTTTGATGCATGCATTCACTTTCTGTAAGGTctttttcttggggaaaaaaaacccgcaTTGCTTAATTTAATAACACCACTGTAATTTATAGGACTAATAATCTATTAGCTGAAATACACTGTTAGTCCAGTTGTCCAGATTACTGTATTTTGTGAATAGACAGCAAATTTATCTATCCGCATCACCTACATAAAAATGACATCCTTCATTCAGAACTTTGTGGGATGAAAGCTTCTTATAGACGACACAAAAATGGAATGAGAAAGGGTGGGAAATACAGGGAGTAAGGTTGGATAAGGAAATGACAAGGATAGAGGAAGAAAGTTAATCCACCTTGGAAACACAGTGCACTATCATTGTTGTTAGCTGCGTCCATATCTGGAAAAGAGGCACTAAGAGGTAATCTTCCACAATCATTCTGGTACTGTGGGCAATGGATAGCACCATCTTGAGGCAGTGGATGAAAAGGCTGGTGCATGGGACTCTTTTTCAGAGCTTTAAGAGATGAATTCCTTTCTGGAATGTCTGGAAGCAGCTCAGTAATAAGTCTGTGTAATATACTGTTGTCAGGCAAgcttccccttcttttttcagctttaatttGGTCACAGATGTCTTTAAGTGCAGAATCTAGTGCTTCAAATACAGATgacttgcattttttcttttcagtttgtttttttggagCTGCGCTTTTTTTCCTCCGGAAAGGCACTGGACTGACTAGGAATGCTATCTTAGAGAGGCCAGATTCCGCTTCCTGTCTCCTTGGATCTTCAGTGGTTTCTTGTTTAGCCCTTTCATGTTTTAGCATGGTGGTGAAGCGGGTGTAGGATGCTGGGCATCGCCCTTTGCAGGAGCTAATGAGATGCctgtggtgatggtggtggtggtggtggtgatggccTGATCCATAAAAGCTTTCTGATGATGTGAAAGAAAAGTGGTCAAAGTCACTTTCACTACAAAAGGATGAACCTTCTATCTGGATAAAGTCACTGAGGTCAGAAACCACGCCATCCTGATCACTGTCTGAAAAATCCATATGCGATCGTTGTGGCTCATCACTGGTCACTTCAATATGAATTGGCACCAGGGTTTTAGCCTTGTAGCTCCGTTGTACCTGAGAGGGATGTCTgccttgattttcttcttccagcaagGATTCGATAGAAAATCGCCTCTTTGGACATAAGCCATTTTTAGGAGGCTCTAGTGTAACAGTTGACAACATTTCATCACCTAGGTTTGGCATTGATTTTGACTTCtggattaatttttcaaattcagataTTCTGGTTGGCACCATGTCTCTGGGCACCTCCTCAGTAGAAGACTCTCTCCAGCCTTGAAGAATACCTTTGTGCTGTTCTTTTTCATATTGCAGTATTCTGGACTTCACAGAACAAATCACCTCAGAATTCATCAAGTCCTTACGATTGATGCGGTGCAtctttttgtacatttttaggAAACCTGGGGCATCATGTGCAGATCTGTGACGAACTCTTGCCCTACCACTACCACGGCCCTCGGGAACATAAGGAGAGGCCCAGTTCATTGAGCAAACTTCTTTGGAGTCCTCCTCACACAGCAGAGAGCCCATGCTTTCCGACTTGGCCTGGGCATCGGGAAAGCTATCCCGATCATCTGTTAACAGATCATCACAGCTACGAGATTTTCTCTTTGGAGAAGTGgtttcttctgtgctgctcCAGACTTCTGCATTTTGACGAGTCATTTGCCAGCCATTCTTGTAGCTGATTGCCCTTCTTGAATCGTTTGGAACAGCTAAATGTTGTCTGTAAGTGCTACAGTAATCTAATTCATTTGAGGTGTTGTGGTTGTGCACTGAATAACTTAAAAGGGATGGATATACTTTGCTAATATCCCCACCTTTATAATCCATAGAGCAGCATGGTAAAAAAGAGACATTGCCAGAAATTAAAAGATTCAGAAAGTTGGAATTAACATCAGTAAGTATTAGAAAGACtagaaaagagacagcaattaATACATCTATCAACTTAGGTCAGTACATAGGTTGCTAAGCCTGGGGCAGCAGAGCTAATAATTAAGTTATTTTCCAGCTGTAAAAATGTACTCATGGTAATTTGAACATCAGAAAGAATTTCATATGAATTATGGACACGTTaccccctccaccccaccgAAGCAATGTAAGAAAACAAGCATTAACATTGACTTTGAAGGAGGTCAACAGACAATAAAAGCTGCAAAGGATTTAAAGATGAAGCCAAACAACAAATCCAGACCTCAGTCAACTATTGACTTTTCCACCTGTGCATTCTGAAAGAAGCTGTTCAGAATTTTTGAGCAGAATAATGCTCAGAGAGTTCACAACAACTGCATATTCTAAGATAATTAAGATAAAGATAAATCTCTATATAAGATCAAATGGGAAATTTCTCCCGGTTGTTCACAGGTAGCATAGGTACCCCGCTCTTCCCCTGTGTGGTAGGACTGAAGGGAGCGGTTGCTACAGCTTATGGACAGTAGAAccaggcagctcaggaactgCTATACAGGTGTAAAGGAAGATGTAACAGGTTACTGAGCCTAACCAGCATGCAGAAGAAACAACCACCCTTAGCTTGACTGCCATAACAAAGCCTAAGTTTTCAAGCAAGTTATAAGACATATATGTATGCGCACGCTAGGTCTAGAAGTCACTAGGAGACAAAATTGGTCTCTCATACTTGCACTGAACTTTCAAAAGCGGTCTCAAGTGGCAACATTCACTTCAGGACACACGCTTCAAACAGCTCAATCTGCTTTCTAGAACAACAACTTGAATCTGGATCAGAAACTGAAACTTTTCAGTTCAAAATCCATGCTGATAAAACAGCTTATAGTGTGCTGcttctttaataaaatgttaatttcaagaaaaattaacatcCTAGTAGGTTGCCTAATGCTGGGAGAGAACAGAGTGACACAGCTAGGTCACCTTCCAAAAATTAGTTAGCTATGGCAGATGTTCTTAAGGGAAGGACTTTCAAACACAGAAGTGTTTAGGTCATGGTAAGTGCTCATTATCAGTGGCGTAGTCAAGGGTAAATGCACGTAAATGGAGTTTACTAACTTTTCAGTGCCTGGCCTGGTACACCACATGGGTGAGTTACccactttttaaattactgctgTAACGCTgggtttaaaatacatttgcttttccatctcttcacTCTTAATGTTCctcactgcttttctttgttgcaGCCTCGATATTATGTTCTTTTTGGTGGGAACCAACTTTTACAACAAAGGTTATACAGTCCCCAATACAGCTATAGCCTGATTAGAAAGTATAGctacaaaatacagcaattaaATGAATAATAACTTAAACAGGTGGAGACGTGTATACGATATTACTCTGTATATTACTTCCATCATATGTTTTACTgtctgctaaaaaaaaccccacccaaaaccccaaacccaaaccaacaactgATGCCATTATCTCTGCTCTGGAGGGGCATGGAGAACAGTAACGGAATGGTGGGTTACTTGGAAAAAGAAGCTAATTAGATTGTATATGCTGTACTACATACTTCAAGGATTTACAAAATCAAAAATCAGACTATGGATGTTTGCTTGATTAAATTAGGTCCTGATAACTGAAAATGTCTAAGACATCAGCTACAGATTTGAAAGGTCTACTATTCTGGAAACAGATCCTTAATCTTGTATGCTATTTGACTTGATTTACTTTCTGTATatactgaaaacagttttaaaatcacAATAATCTAATACGAGAATAGTGGAGTTAATAAACTCTATGGGTTTGTACATTGTGGCACAAATCATAGTCTTTATTTAGTCAATCTTCTCTTGTTAGAATAAGCAGTTGAAACTGGAAAATCCTTGTTACAAATCCAGCTTTTCAGCTTAAAATTACACACGTAAGAATAAACAAGTTAGCCTTTCGCAAAACACCCCAAGCTGTTGCTTCATATAGTACATCTCCCAGTGAAGCGCACTAAGCACCAGCAGACCGTTGCATTTACTACCAACGTACTGTACAACGTACCATCAATAGTTTTCTGCTAACAAACAGTCTCTCCTCTTACCTTTTGCTCTCGATGGAGAAGAAGGAGACGAGCTAGTTAAAGGCTTTCTAAGGGTGGTATATGGGCCTTGCGTATCTGGGCGGCCCAGGCTAGGCCTGTTTGCATTCTGATCGCTGTGCACCCTCTGATGACTTACAGCAGGTTCCgacttcctcctttttctgtagTCGCTCGCAGTACTTGCAGAACTACAGAAATAAGCAGTATTAGCAGCAGTTCAATTCTGAGATCTGAATTCgggaatttaaaaattaaactcgCAATTATATTATTGGTTTATACATTAAACAATGCCAGAACAAATACATCAAAAACATGTAAAGGGAGAAGCACCGGTCTCAGATATCTTACAGCatatttcacagagaaaagctgaatttcttcttCACTTGGTTGTTTCAAAGTTTTATACAAAATTGCTATCTCATTTTCATAGTGAAGGCTTTGAAATAAATGCATCAAGGTTTTTTTAGACTATTTTTTGGTACTAGAAATTCAGCACAAAGATAGGAAAAAGACAGAGACCGAGAACAGATGAGGTAGCACGCTCAGGGAAAAAGCTCTGAAAGTGCTGCAGGCAGTAAGTTTAAATGATAGATCGCTGCAGTTGAGACAGAAGCACAGGGACGTTAGTGGAAAGACTCAGAATACAGCATGGCTTATTTTGAACGTAAACAGCAAgtccttgtaaaaaaaaataaaatgtacgCTTCAGTATCAAAATATGAACATCCTTCTCATGCATCTCCCTGTTTTGTCGGTAGCTCACAAGGTGAATGTTAAAATCTGACTCTTCACAACATCTGCTGGCTTCAGGTCACAAAGGAAAACCTCAGGCTGTATGATCTGCGTCTACAGAAATCACACGTCGTATTTCTTACCTAGAGGGCCTGTCCAGGCCTTTGTCTGTTGAATAGTGATGATATAAGGAAGtctgtgaaaacaaatacatgaaCCTGTTACAcatctgtatttgaaaaaaggGTAACAATTTCTGCTTATCATGTTTGATTATGCTTTGTTATTCTATGACACATCCTGTAAAAACACACTATGATGATTAAGATCCCAGGCACTGCAGCATGGCTACTGCAATATTTAATGAGAATAGttatgcaatttttaaaaagcttcactagatttcatttcatattttacttcagtaatgtttttttttttaaagcactacTAAATAATGATCCAAAGTCATTGCTTGTCTATGccttttttcaaaaatagatacagaacagctgaaagaaacttttactgtaaaaacctgaaaataattccttcatGTGCCAGTGaggtctgcagagctgccctgccCCGCCCAGTTTCTCACAAAAATCCCACAATCAATTATAGCCAGAAACTTTTGTAAATCCCATGATGTTTGTGGCCAGTTGCTGACCACCTTATTTTCCTGGTAAGAACAGTTCTTATCACAGAACATTAGCTGTTGCTTATGGAGTTCCTGAAGTAGCGCCTGCACAAACCCTGGAAGATGCAATGGAGTACTGCtccttaattttattattaatacaaaGTCAACAACCTCTAATTTTACATCAATTATTTCATACATTTCAAGCCTGC from Balearica regulorum gibbericeps isolate bBalReg1 chromosome 4, bBalReg1.pri, whole genome shotgun sequence encodes the following:
- the SORBS2 gene encoding sorbin and SH3 domain-containing protein 2 isoform X2, with protein sequence MNTDSGGCARKRAAMSVTLTAVKRVQSSPNLLASGSDSQSPDSAWRSYNDGSRETLNGDASSSSLTAKGFRSVRPNLQDKKSPTQAQITVNGNSGTAASPVSHFQRPFSPSSAYPPPTSLNSNVVIMQHGRMMESTETYSQHVQAVGSTTTTSTIPICRSSEEEKRITVIKAPHYAGIGPVDESGIPTAIRTTVDRPKDWYKTMFKQIHMVHKPDDDTDMYNTAYAYSTGSYSQSFSAQAHPAAKTQTYRPLSKSASDSSSDAFKVSSPLPPPHVPPPVPPHRLRERSTTEKNDWDPPDRKVDTRKFRSEPRSIFEYEPGKSSILEHERPTSLYHHYSTDKGLDRPSSSASTASDYRKRRKSEPAVSHQRVHSDQNANRPSLGRPDTQGPYTTLRKPLTSSSPSSPSRAKGGDISKVYPSLLSYSVHNHNTSNELDYCSTYRQHLAVPNDSRRAISYKNGWQMTRQNAEVWSSTEETTSPKRKSRSCDDLLTDDRDSFPDAQAKSESMGSLLCEEDSKEVCSMNWASPYVPEGRGSGRARVRHRSAHDAPGFLKMYKKMHRINRKDLMNSEVICSVKSRILQYEKEQHKGILQGWRESSTEEVPRDMVPTRISEFEKLIQKSKSMPNLGDEMLSTVTLEPPKNGLCPKRRFSIESLLEEENQGRHPSQVQRSYKAKTLVPIHIEVTSDEPQRSHMDFSDSDQDGVVSDLSDFIQIEGSSFCSESDFDHFSFTSSESFYGSGHHHHHHHHHHRHLISSCKGRCPASYTRFTTMLKHERAKQETTEDPRRQEAESGLSKIAFLVSPVPFRRKKSAAPKKQTEKKKCKSSVFEALDSALKDICDQIKAEKRRGSLPDNSILHRLITELLPDIPERNSSLKALKKSPMHQPFHPLPQDGAIHCPQYQNDCGRLPLSASFPDMDAANNNDSALCFQDQESPGTYSSAFTDVGQCATRERRGTTDKEKLPARAVYDFKAQTSKELSFKKGDTVYILRKIDQNWYEGEHHGRVGIFPISYVEKLSPPEKAQPARPPPPAQIGEIGEAIAKYNFSADTNVELSLRKGDRVILLKRVDQNWYEGKIPGTNRQGIFPVSYVEVIKKNASKSVDDYPDPPIPQSYSSDRIHHLSSTKPQRPVLAHENIHSGGEPFQALYNYTPRNEDELELREGDVIDVMEKCDDGWFVGTSRRTKFFGTFPGNYVKRL
- the SORBS2 gene encoding sorbin and SH3 domain-containing protein 2 isoform X4, whose protein sequence is MLTGLPSRRRSAVLDGERVRRVGAGMKAAEPLQTVDRPKDWYKTMFKQIHMVHKPDDDTDMYNTAYAYSTGSYSQSFSAQAHPAAKTQTYRPLSKSASDSSSDAFKVSSPLPPPHVPPPVPPHRLRERSTTEKNDWDPPDRKVDTRKFRSEPRSIFEYEPGKSSILEHERPTSLYHHYSTDKGLDRPSSSASTASDYRKRRKSEPAVSHQRVHSDQNANRPSLGRPDTQGPYTTLRKPLTSSSPSSPSRAKGGDISKVYPSLLSYSVHNHNTSNELDYCSTYRQHLAVPNDSRRAISYKNGWQMTRQNAEVWSSTEETTSPKRKSRSCDDLLTDDRDSFPDAQAKSESMGSLLCEEDSKEVCSMNWASPYVPEGRGSGRARVRHRSAHDAPGFLKMYKKMHRINRKDLMNSEVICSVKSRILQYEKEQHKGILQGWRESSTEEVPRDMVPTRISEFEKLIQKSKSMPNLGDEMLSTVTLEPPKNGLCPKRRFSIESLLEEENQGRHPSQVQRSYKAKTLVPIHIEVTSDEPQRSHMDFSDSDQDGVVSDLSDFIQIEGSSFCSESDFDHFSFTSSESFYGSGHHHHHHHHHHRHLISSCKGRCPASYTRFTTMLKHERAKQETTEDPRRQEAESGLSKIAFLVSPVPFRRKKSAAPKKQTEKKKCKSSVFEALDSALKDICDQIKAEKRRGSLPDNSILHRLITELLPDIPERNSSLKALKKSPMHQPFHPLPQDGAIHCPQYQNDCGRLPLSASFPDMDAANNNDSALCFQDQESPGTYSSAFTDVGQCATRERRGTTDKEKLPARAVYDFKAQTSKELSFKKGDTVYILRKIDQNWYEGEHHGRVGIFPISYVEKLSPPEKAQPARPPPPAQIGEIGEAIAKYNFSADTNVELSLRKGDRVILLKRVDQNWYEGKIPGTNRQGIFPVSYVEVIKKNASKSVDDYPDPPIPQSYSSDRIHHLSSTKPQRPVLAHENIHSGGEPFQALYNYTPRNEDELELREGDVIDVMEKCDDGWFVGTSRRTKFFGTFPGNYVKRL
- the SORBS2 gene encoding sorbin and SH3 domain-containing protein 2 isoform X5 → MLTGLPSRRRSAVLDGERVRRVGAGMKAAEPLQTVDRPKDWYKTMFKQIHMVHKPGSYSQSFSAQAHPAAKTQTYRPLSKSASDSSSDAFKVSSPLPPPHVPPPVPPHRLRERSTTEKNDWDPPDRKVDTRKFRSEPRSIFEYEPGKSSILEHERPTSLYHHYSTDKGLDRPSSSASTASDYRKRRKSEPAVSHQRVHSDQNANRPSLGRPDTQGPYTTLRKPLTSSSPSSPSRAKGGDISKVYPSLLSYSVHNHNTSNELDYCSTYRQHLAVPNDSRRAISYKNGWQMTRQNAEVWSSTEETTSPKRKSRSCDDLLTDDRDSFPDAQAKSESMGSLLCEEDSKEVCSMNWASPYVPEGRGSGRARVRHRSAHDAPGFLKMYKKMHRINRKDLMNSEVICSVKSRILQYEKEQHKGILQGWRESSTEEVPRDMVPTRISEFEKLIQKSKSMPNLGDEMLSTVTLEPPKNGLCPKRRFSIESLLEEENQGRHPSQVQRSYKAKTLVPIHIEVTSDEPQRSHMDFSDSDQDGVVSDLSDFIQIEGSSFCSESDFDHFSFTSSESFYGSGHHHHHHHHHHRHLISSCKGRCPASYTRFTTMLKHERAKQETTEDPRRQEAESGLSKIAFLVSPVPFRRKKSAAPKKQTEKKKCKSSVFEALDSALKDICDQIKAEKRRGSLPDNSILHRLITELLPDIPERNSSLKALKKSPMHQPFHPLPQDGAIHCPQYQNDCGRLPLSASFPDMDAANNNDSALCFQDQESPGTYSSAFTDVGQCATRERRGTTDKEKLPARAVYDFKAQTSKELSFKKGDTVYILRKIDQNWYEGEHHGRVGIFPISYVEKLSPPEKAQPARPPPPAQIGEIGEAIAKYNFSADTNVELSLRKGDRVILLKRVDQNWYEGKIPGTNRQGIFPVSYVEVIKKNASKSVDDYPDPPIPQSYSSDRIHHLSSTKPQRPVLAHENIHSGGEPFQALYNYTPRNEDELELREGDVIDVMEKCDDGWFVGTSRRTKFFGTFPGNYVKRL